Part of the Caldibacillus debilis DSM 16016 genome, ATTGTTTCATCGGGGAAGTGGGCTTGACCGGCGAAGTGAGAAGGGTTTCCCGCATCGATCAAAGGATCTCGGAAGCGGCCAAATTGGGATTTGAGCGAATCTTTTTGCCGAAAAACAATCTGGGAAAAATTTCCTCTCCTGACGGAGTGCAATTGATCGGGGTATCGACGATCAATGAAACACTTTCCCTCGTTTTTTCGTAAATTAGTATAAGTTTGCATTCCAGTAACAAAATGTAAATAATTGTGTAATATAACGTTTTAAAATAATGAAATTGTTTATAATGAGTTAAGGGGGTGAATCCATGTTAGTTCGAATCGTACAAATCGGCTTTTTGCTGTTTGGTGCGACGGTGGGCATTTTCTTTTTCCCGTATGTGTTGGACTTTGCCGGCTTCGGCGATCTGATCGTTATCAACAATCCTTATACATTGGGACTCTTTGGCGCTATTTTATTTTATTTTCTTACCTTCTGGGCGGTTCCTTATGTCGTCGATTTCATCAAATGGATTGAAGAATCCTTGTTGAAGGCCCCCCCTCTCGATCTTTTGTTTGGAACGATCGGCCTCATCATCGGTTTGATTGTCGCCTATCTGATCGGGTTTGCCTTGAACGCGATCCAGATCCCTGTCCTTACCGAGATCGCGCCGATCCTGCTGACCTTGTTTTTCGGTTATTTGGGCTTCCAGGTCGGATTCAAAAAGAGGGAGGAACTGGTGAATTCCATCGTTTCCCGCTCGGTGCGGAAGAAACAGGCCGAGGAAGAGGGCTTGAAAAAAGGGAACCATTTAAAGATTTTGGATACGAGCGTCATCATCGACGGCAGGATCGCGGATATTTGCCAAACCGGTTTCATCGAAGGGACGATCGTCATTCCCCAATTCGTGCTGGAGGAGCTGCAGCATATCGCCGACTCTTCCGACGCCCTCAAACGCAACCGGGGAAGAAGGGGGCTTGACGTCTTAAACCGGATCCAAAAGGATTTGCCCATCAAAGTCGAAATCTATGAAGGGAATTTCGATGATGTGCAGGAAGTGGACAGCAAATTGATCAAGCTGGCGAAAAAGACGAACGGCACTGTCGTCACCAACGATTATAATCTGAACAAAGTGTGCGAATTGCAAAATGTGAAGGTATTAAACATAAACGATTTGGCCAACGCCGTAAAACCGGTGGTCCTTCCCGGCGAAGAATTGGTCGTGCATGTCATCAAGGACGGAAAAGAAGAAAATCAAGGGGTCGCCTATTTGGATGACGGAACGATGATCGTCGTCGAAGAAGGAAGAAGCTTCATCGGCAAAACGGTGAACGTCCTCGTGACAAGCGTTTTGCAAACATCGGCGGGCAGAATGATTTTTGCGAAGCCCAAAATTTTAGAAAAAGCATTATAATAAGAGATGGAAGGGAGATCTTTAAACCGGATCTCCTTAATTTATGCAAAGTGTGGGACGGATCGATGGAATATGTTGCGATAGTGCCTGCGGCCGGATCGGGGCGGCGGATGGGAGCCAGCAAGAACAAACTGCTGCTGAGCATTTTCGGGAAGCCCCTGTTCATCTATTCGCTGCAAGTTTTTGAAGAGGATCCGTTGTGCAAAGGCATCGTTCTGGTCGTCAACGAAAAGGACAGGCGGGAAATGGAGGAGGCCCTCCGCCTTTATCGGATAAAGAAGGTGAAGGCTTTGGTCAGGGGAGGCAAGGAGAGGCAGCACAGCGTGTATGAAGGATTAAAGGCGGTGAAGGAAGCTTCCGCCGTCGTGATCCACGACGGCGCCCGCCCTTTCGTCGAACGGAAGCAGATTGAAGATTTGCTTTCGGCGGTGGAAAAACATGAGGCGGCGGTCTTGGCCGTCCCCGTGAAGGATACGGTGAAAAGGGCGGAGGGAGGCTTTATTCTGGAGACGTTGGAACGTTCATCCCTCTGGATGATCCAGACCCCCCAGGCCTTTACCTATCCCCTGATCTTGGAAGCGCACCGGAAAGCGGAGAGGGACGGCTTCCTCGGAACGGATGACGCCAGCCTGGTGGAGCGGATGGGGAAAAAAGTTGCCCTCGTGCCGGGAAATTACGATAATATAAAGATAACAACGGCGGAGGATTTGTATTTTTCCGAGGCGATTGTGAAAAAGAGAAAGCTGGAAAGGATCGATCAAGGAGAATAGCTATGTACCGAATCGGACAAGGCTTTGACGTTCATCGATTGGCGGAAGGCAGAAAACTGATCGTCGGCGGGGTGACCATCCCCCATTCCCATGGCCTGTTGGGGCATTCCGATGCGGATGTCTTGCTGCACGCCATCGCCGATGCGGTTTTAGGCGCCATCGGCCGCGGCGATATCGGCATCCATTTTCCCGACAACGACCCGAAATGGAAAGACGCCGATTCCAGCCGGCTGCTGGGACAAGTTTGGGAGATGGCCAAGCAAGAAGGGTACCGGCTGGTCAATTGCGACTGCACGGTCATCGCCCAACAGCCGAAATTGGCGCCTTATATCCCGGAAATGAAGGAACGGATCGCGAAGCTGCTGGAAGCGGAACCCGACCGGGTGAACGTGAAGGCGACGACGACGGAGCGCCTGGGGTTTCCCGGCAGGGAAGAGGGAATCGCCGCCTTGGCGGCGGTGTTGCTGGAAAACGGGGGCGGATCCCCGTAATGCTTTCCGGAAAAGGTGAAAAATTTTTCCGGACGAAAGCGGAAGAAAAGGAAAGGTTTTGAGCGAAAAGAATTGGAGGGACGATTCCATGTCAGAAGTCCGCGTGCGGTATGCGCCCAGTCCTACGGGGCATTTGCATATCGGGAACGCAAGAACGGCTCTTTTCAATTACCTGTTTGCCAGAAGCAAAAACGGGAAATTTATTATAAGAATCGAAGATACCGACCTGAAACGGAATATCGAAGACGGCGAAAAAAGCCAGCTGAAATATTTGAAATGGCTGGGGATCGATTGGGACGAAAGCGTGGATGTCGGCGGGGAATACGGGCCTTACCGCCAGTCCGAACGGCTGCACATCTACGAAAAATATTATCGGGAGCTCCTCGACCGCGGGCTGGCCTATAAATGCTATTGCACGGAAGAAGAGCTGGAGGAAGAACGGCAGCGGGCTTTAAGCCGCGGGGAAATGCCGAGATATTCGGGCAAATGCCGCCATTTGACGAAAGAGGAACAGGAACGTTTGGAAAAAGAGGGAAGAAAGCCGAGCCTCCGTTTTAAAGTTCCTTCCGGAAAGGTTTATACGTTCAACGATATGGTCAAGGGCGAAGTCTCCTTCGAATCCGACGGCATCGGCGATTGGGTCATCCGGAAGAAGGACGGGATGCCGACTTACAATTTCGCCGTGGCCATCGACGACCACCTGATGAAAATTACCCACGTCCTGCGCGGCGACGACCATATTTCCAACACCCCGAAGCAATTGATGATCTACGAGGCATTCGGCTGGGAACCGCCGGTTTTCGGCCATATGACCTTGATCGTCAACGAAAACCGGAAGAAATTGAGCAAGCGGGATGAAACGATCATCCAGTTTATCGAACAGTACGCGGAACTGGGCTATTTGCCGGAAGCCTTGTTCAATTTCATCGCCCTTTTGGGATGGTCCCCTGTCGGCGAAGAGGAGATTTTCTCGAAGGAAGAGTTCATCCGCCAATTCGATCCGGACCGGCTTTCCAAGTCCCCGGCCGTCTTTGACACGAAAAAATTGGCGTGGATGAACAATCAATATATGAAAAAAGCCGATTTGGACACGGTCGTCCGCCTGGCCCTGCCCCATTTGATCAAAGCCGGCCGGGTCAGCCCGGAACCGTCGGAGGAAGAAATGGCATTCGTCCGCAAACTGGTCGCCCTTTATCAGGAACAAATGAGCTACGGGGCGGAAATTTTGCCCCTCTCGGAGTTGTTTTTTAAGGAAGAAGTCACGTATAATGAAGA contains:
- a CDS encoding PIN/TRAM domain-containing protein, which produces MLVRIVQIGFLLFGATVGIFFFPYVLDFAGFGDLIVINNPYTLGLFGAILFYFLTFWAVPYVVDFIKWIEESLLKAPPLDLLFGTIGLIIGLIVAYLIGFALNAIQIPVLTEIAPILLTLFFGYLGFQVGFKKREELVNSIVSRSVRKKQAEEEGLKKGNHLKILDTSVIIDGRIADICQTGFIEGTIVIPQFVLEELQHIADSSDALKRNRGRRGLDVLNRIQKDLPIKVEIYEGNFDDVQEVDSKLIKLAKKTNGTVVTNDYNLNKVCELQNVKVLNINDLANAVKPVVLPGEELVVHVIKDGKEENQGVAYLDDGTMIVVEEGRSFIGKTVNVLVTSVLQTSAGRMIFAKPKILEKAL
- the ispD gene encoding 2-C-methyl-D-erythritol 4-phosphate cytidylyltransferase encodes the protein MEYVAIVPAAGSGRRMGASKNKLLLSIFGKPLFIYSLQVFEEDPLCKGIVLVVNEKDRREMEEALRLYRIKKVKALVRGGKERQHSVYEGLKAVKEASAVVIHDGARPFVERKQIEDLLSAVEKHEAAVLAVPVKDTVKRAEGGFILETLERSSLWMIQTPQAFTYPLILEAHRKAERDGFLGTDDASLVERMGKKVALVPGNYDNIKITTAEDLYFSEAIVKKRKLERIDQGE
- the ispF gene encoding 2-C-methyl-D-erythritol 2,4-cyclodiphosphate synthase, yielding MYRIGQGFDVHRLAEGRKLIVGGVTIPHSHGLLGHSDADVLLHAIADAVLGAIGRGDIGIHFPDNDPKWKDADSSRLLGQVWEMAKQEGYRLVNCDCTVIAQQPKLAPYIPEMKERIAKLLEAEPDRVNVKATTTERLGFPGREEGIAALAAVLLENGGGSP
- the gltX gene encoding glutamate--tRNA ligase, which codes for MSEVRVRYAPSPTGHLHIGNARTALFNYLFARSKNGKFIIRIEDTDLKRNIEDGEKSQLKYLKWLGIDWDESVDVGGEYGPYRQSERLHIYEKYYRELLDRGLAYKCYCTEEELEEERQRALSRGEMPRYSGKCRHLTKEEQERLEKEGRKPSLRFKVPSGKVYTFNDMVKGEVSFESDGIGDWVIRKKDGMPTYNFAVAIDDHLMKITHVLRGDDHISNTPKQLMIYEAFGWEPPVFGHMTLIVNENRKKLSKRDETIIQFIEQYAELGYLPEALFNFIALLGWSPVGEEEIFSKEEFIRQFDPDRLSKSPAVFDTKKLAWMNNQYMKKADLDTVVRLALPHLIKAGRVSPEPSEEEMAFVRKLVALYQEQMSYGAEILPLSELFFKEEVTYNEEAEEVLKQEHVPEVLRAFLEETENLQDFAAEEIKKAIKNVQKKTGQKGKNLFMPIRAAATGQTHGPELPSALELLGKEKVQKRISSLLNNLSQ